The proteins below come from a single Triticum aestivum cultivar Chinese Spring chromosome 5D, IWGSC CS RefSeq v2.1, whole genome shotgun sequence genomic window:
- the LOC123121667 gene encoding solute carrier family 25 member 44-like — translation MGALEATRSVVGPAALGLGAPEPAASAAAGAAAGLTAAVAAQVVWTPVDVISQRLMVQGNPCPASRYHGGLDAFRKIVASDGLCGLYRGFGMSILTYAPSNAVWWATYSLSQKIIWSGIGCYLCEYGVGVQEIDDGDGEISLQPSCKTLMVVQGTSAAIAGGAAALVTMPLDTIKTRMQVMDGQGEPITIGRTVRELIKEGGWGACYRGLGPRWASMSLSATTMITTYEFLKRLSAKKGQESGVP, via the coding sequence ATGGGCGCGCTCGAGGCCACGCGCTCCGTCGTCGGCCCGGCCGCGCTCGGCCTCGGCGCGCCGGAGCCTGCTGCGTCCGCGGCCGCGGGCGCGGCTGCCGGGCTCACCGCCGCCGTTGCCGCGCAGGTTGTGTGGACGCCCGTCGATGTCATCAGCCAGCGCCTCATGGTGCAGGGCAACCCGTGCCCGGCCTCCCGCTACCACGGCGGCCTCGACGCATTCCGCAAGATCGTAGCCTCCGATGGCCTCTGTGGCCTGTACCGCGGCTTCGGCATGTCCATCCTAACCTACGCCCCCTCCAATGCCGTGTGGTGGGCGACTTACTCACTGTCACAGAAGATAATCTGGAGCGGAATCGGCTGCTACCTCTGCGAGTACGGTGTGGGTGTTCAAGAAATCGATGACGGCGACGGTGAAATCTCATTGCAGCCAAGCTGCAAGACACTCATGGTGGTGCAGGGAACGAGTGCCGCGATAGCCGGTGGCGCCGCGGCGCTTGTGACCATGCCGCTGGACACCATCAAGACCAGGATGCAGGTCATGGACGGCCAAGGCGAGCCAATCACCATTGGGCGGACGGTGCGGGAGCTGATCAAGGAAGGCGGGTGGGGCGCGTGTTACAGGGGCCTCGGCCCGAGGTGGGCGTCCATGTCCTTGTCTGCCACCACCATGATCACCACGTATGAGTTCCTCAAGCGCCTCTCGGCGAAGAAGGGGCAGGAGAGTGGCGTTCCCTGA